A part of Variovorax sp. HW608 genomic DNA contains:
- a CDS encoding amino acid ABC transporter permease: MNHQFDFGPVVAGFSDLLKGCAGTLGLAFAGMVLATIIGIGGVMLRDSRHSFLRWLVISFVEVVRNTPFLVQIYFVFFALPLAGIRIDPTPTAIIALGVNGGAYAIEIIRGGVQSIGKGRIEAGLALGLHKLAIFRKIVLVPALRAVFPSLASQFILLTLTTSIASAISAYELTSVAQRIESDSFRSFEVYGVDVVQGPD, translated from the coding sequence GTGAATCACCAATTCGACTTCGGCCCCGTCGTCGCAGGCTTCTCGGACCTCCTCAAGGGCTGTGCCGGGACATTGGGGTTGGCGTTCGCCGGAATGGTGTTGGCAACCATCATCGGCATCGGCGGCGTGATGCTGAGAGATTCAAGGCACTCGTTCTTGCGCTGGCTCGTGATCAGCTTCGTCGAGGTGGTTCGAAACACCCCCTTCCTCGTGCAGATCTATTTCGTCTTCTTCGCGCTGCCGCTGGCCGGAATCCGCATCGATCCGACGCCGACTGCAATCATCGCTCTGGGCGTCAACGGGGGCGCATACGCCATCGAGATCATCCGCGGCGGCGTGCAATCCATCGGCAAAGGTCGGATCGAGGCGGGGCTCGCATTGGGACTACACAAACTCGCGATCTTCCGCAAGATCGTGCTGGTTCCGGCGCTGCGCGCAGTGTTCCCGTCGCTCGCCAGCCAGTTCATCCTGTTGACGCTCACGACGAGTATCGCGTCAGCCATCTCGGCCTATGAATTGACCTCCGTGGCGCAGCGCATCGAATCGGATTCGTTCCGCAGCTTCGAGGTCTACGGAGTTGACGTCGTCCAGGGACCGGATTGA
- a CDS encoding pyrroloquinoline quinone-dependent dehydrogenase, giving the protein MKDRHAAAATKAVRRALAPFTLGVTAALSCPVAAPAAPSADSGWPEYGGDAGGRRYSDAALITPANVDGLRQQWLYRTGDASSRAAALMRRVKFETTPILVADKLVLCSSFNEVIALDPATGVEAWRYDPKVATDRRPANRYNCRGVAQWRDPAAPADAPCALRVLSATTDARLIALDARTGLACAGFGKAGQIEIDTGELLRPGEFQVSSAPVVAGDVVIVGSSIDDNARVSAPSGRVRAFDARSGAPRWSWEPLVPQAGTKTGAANVWAPMSVDAQRGLVFLPTSSPSPDFYGGLRPGANEHADSVVALHASDGSLAWAFQIVKHDVWDYDVPAQPTLATLAIAGRPRDVVIQATKQGFVFVLDRDTGAPVFPVEERAVPQGGAPREMLSPTQTFPSDMPALVPSTLRADDAYGYTWWDRGACRDRIAALRGEGLYTPPSVQGTILFPMTGGGVNWGGVAVDPRGVVFVNTTRAAHVVRLIPRADFAATKAANPRKEVSPQSGAPFAMIRETLLSPIGAPCNPPPWGTIAALDLNQRKILWEVPLGTTEDIFPLGIAQATGTPNFGGPVATASGLVFIGATMDRYLRAFDSANGAELWRGRLPASAMATPMTYVWHGRQYVVVAAGGHGEVGTETSDAVVAFALPVPGESTRTVWDRTIDQPGGRAALRIGAIALGVVALVALLRRWRRRRRRRA; this is encoded by the coding sequence GTGAAAGACCGGCACGCGGCTGCGGCGACGAAGGCCGTACGGCGTGCCCTCGCCCCCTTCACGCTCGGCGTGACGGCCGCGTTGTCGTGCCCTGTCGCCGCGCCGGCAGCGCCGTCGGCCGACAGTGGCTGGCCGGAGTATGGCGGCGACGCCGGCGGGCGACGCTACAGCGACGCGGCGCTCATCACGCCCGCCAACGTCGACGGGTTGCGCCAACAATGGCTCTATCGCACCGGCGACGCGTCGAGCCGCGCTGCAGCGCTGATGCGTCGTGTGAAGTTCGAGACGACACCCATCCTCGTCGCCGACAAGCTCGTGCTGTGCTCGTCGTTCAACGAAGTCATCGCCCTCGACCCGGCGACGGGTGTCGAGGCCTGGCGTTACGACCCGAAAGTCGCGACCGATCGGCGGCCTGCGAATCGCTACAACTGCCGCGGCGTCGCGCAGTGGCGCGATCCCGCGGCGCCGGCCGACGCGCCCTGCGCGCTGCGCGTTCTGAGCGCGACGACCGACGCGCGCCTGATCGCACTCGATGCGCGCACCGGCCTGGCCTGCGCCGGCTTCGGCAAGGCAGGCCAGATCGAGATCGACACCGGCGAGCTTCTGCGGCCAGGCGAATTCCAGGTGTCGTCGGCGCCGGTCGTGGCCGGCGACGTCGTGATCGTCGGTTCGTCGATCGACGACAACGCCCGCGTCTCGGCGCCCTCTGGGCGCGTGCGCGCGTTCGACGCACGCAGCGGCGCGCCGCGCTGGAGCTGGGAGCCACTCGTGCCGCAAGCCGGCACGAAGACGGGCGCGGCAAACGTCTGGGCGCCGATGTCGGTCGACGCGCAGCGCGGCCTGGTCTTCCTCCCGACCTCGAGTCCCAGCCCGGATTTCTACGGCGGCCTGCGCCCGGGCGCGAACGAACACGCGGATTCGGTGGTCGCGCTGCATGCGTCCGATGGCAGCCTCGCCTGGGCCTTCCAGATCGTCAAGCACGACGTCTGGGACTACGACGTCCCGGCGCAGCCGACGCTGGCCACGCTGGCCATCGCCGGCCGCCCGCGCGACGTCGTGATCCAGGCGACCAAGCAAGGCTTTGTCTTCGTTCTCGACCGCGACACCGGCGCGCCGGTCTTCCCGGTGGAGGAGCGTGCCGTGCCGCAAGGCGGCGCGCCCCGCGAGATGCTCTCGCCGACGCAGACCTTTCCTTCCGACATGCCGGCGCTGGTGCCGTCGACGCTTCGCGCGGACGACGCGTACGGCTACACCTGGTGGGACCGCGGTGCCTGCCGCGATCGCATCGCTGCGTTGCGCGGCGAAGGCCTCTACACACCGCCGAGCGTGCAAGGAACGATCCTCTTTCCGATGACCGGCGGCGGCGTCAACTGGGGCGGCGTGGCGGTCGATCCGCGCGGCGTCGTCTTCGTCAACACGACCCGAGCCGCTCACGTCGTGCGTCTCATCCCGCGCGCCGACTTCGCGGCGACCAAAGCGGCGAACCCGCGCAAGGAAGTGAGCCCGCAGTCCGGAGCGCCGTTCGCGATGATCCGGGAGACGCTGCTTTCGCCGATCGGCGCGCCCTGCAACCCGCCGCCTTGGGGAACGATCGCTGCACTCGACCTGAATCAGCGCAAGATCCTTTGGGAGGTACCGCTCGGGACGACCGAAGACATCTTCCCGCTCGGCATTGCACAGGCGACCGGCACGCCGAACTTCGGAGGACCCGTCGCGACGGCCAGTGGCCTGGTGTTCATCGGCGCAACCATGGACCGTTACCTGCGCGCGTTCGATTCGGCGAACGGCGCCGAGTTGTGGCGTGGCCGACTTCCCGCATCGGCGATGGCCACGCCGATGACTTACGTCTGGCACGGACGCCAGTACGTGGTCGTCGCCGCCGGCGGCCACGGTGAGGTCGGAACAGAAACCAGCGATGCCGTGGTCGCCTTTGCGTTGCCCGTGCCGGGAGAATCAACGCGGACCGTGTGGGACCGGACGATCGATCAGCCCGGCGGCCGGGCGGCGCTGCGGATCGGCGCCATCGCCCTGGGCGTCGTCGCTCTTGTTGCTCTGCTGCGGCGCTGGCGCCGGCGACGCAGGCGCCGCGCCTGA
- the aroQ gene encoding type II 3-dehydroquinate dehydratase, with the protein MRVLMLHGINHNMFGKRDPIQYGTVTLAEIDGQLQSLGRELGAEVESFQTNSESAMCERIHQGFADGVDAVLINAGAWTHYSYGIRDALAILTVPIVELHMSNIHARESFRHHSVFAEIAKGQICGFGLDSYLLGLRAAVSAASQAAR; encoded by the coding sequence ATGAGAGTCCTGATGCTGCACGGTATCAACCACAACATGTTCGGCAAGCGCGATCCGATTCAGTACGGCACCGTGACACTGGCCGAGATCGATGGGCAACTCCAATCCCTCGGCCGAGAGCTTGGCGCGGAAGTCGAAAGCTTCCAGACGAATAGCGAATCTGCCATGTGCGAGCGCATCCATCAGGGCTTCGCGGACGGCGTGGACGCAGTGCTGATCAATGCCGGCGCGTGGACCCACTACAGCTACGGTATTCGCGACGCGCTCGCGATCCTGACGGTTCCGATCGTCGAGCTGCATATGTCGAACATTCATGCCCGTGAGAGCTTTCGTCACCACTCGGTGTTTGCCGAGATTGCAAAAGGGCAGATATGCGGCTTTGGGCTTGATAGCTACCTGCTTGGATTGCGGGCAGCCGTGTCGGCGGCCTCGCAAGCAGCTCGATAG